The region GGTCACTCCACCGCAAACCCTCTTTCGAATTGATTTAACATCCACGTAGTCCCTTGCTTGCTGCAAGGGGGGTAAGACACATGAAATCTACCGCGCTAGGTATCAAGCCTTGGGTATGGAGCATCGCACTGCTTCTCGTTGTGCTGATAGTCGCAGCTGCCACTTCTTCGATGTGGTTGCCTCACGTCAAGCAGCTCTGGGCGAGCCAGACTGCCCAGCAGAGTGAGAAGGAATCAATCGATACACACGATGATCACGCTGGACATGATCATGCCGGTCACTCAGAGGCCACGACCGTGGAACTCAGTGAACGAGGCCTAAGGAATATCGATTTCAGGCCACTCACGATTGAACTGGGAACCTACTCTCGCCGCGTTACGGTGCCGGCAATGGTGGTCGAACGTCCTGGCCGAACGCTACTCAACATTTCGGCACCACTGACTGGCGTGATCAGCAAGATCTATCCCGTCGAAGGGGCTTCCGTAGAGCCAGGCAGCCCTTTATTTGAAATACGTTTAACCCACGAAGAACTTGTCACGGCGCAAAGCGATCTGATTCGAACCGCGGAATCACTGATCGTTGTCAATCGTGAGCTTGCGCGATTGAGCGGACTGGCGGAAGGGGTCGTGGCAGGAAAACGCATTTTAGAACAGGAATACGAAAAGCAGAAGTTAGAAGCTTCGCTTCGAGCTGAGCGTCAATCTCTCTTGCTTCATGGGCTTAATGAGAAGCAGGTTGGTAATATTTTGGAAACCAAGACGCTACTCGAGAATCTTGTGATCCGCGCACCAGAACATGGAGAAAAAAGCGAAAGCTGTATTGAATCCCATAGTTACCACGTGCAACAACTACCGACCCGCGTTGGTCAGCAAGTGCAAGCAGGTGAACTTCTTGGAGTAATTGCCGACCACTGTGAACTTTATATCGAGGGACGAGCATTTGAAGACGATGCTGTTCGTCTTCGTGATGCAGCAAACAATCAATGGGACATCGGAGCGTCACTACTCGTCGCCGGCAAGGAAGCGGATCGAATCAATGGCCTGAAGGTGTTGTATCTGTCGGACCATATTGATCCGCAGTCTCGAGCATTTCGCTTCTTCCTGGCTTTGCCCAATGAGATTGTCTCCGCGCGGACTGTAAATGGTCAGCATTTTGTGGAATGGCGATTCAAACCAGGACAACGCATGGAATTACATGTTCCGGTTCAGAAATGGGAGGGAGAGATTGTCGTTCCGGTAGAAGCAGTGGTTGAGGAAGGGGCGGAAAAATACGTCTATCAGCAAAATGGCGATCATTTCGACCAGGTGCCAGTCCATGTGAAATTCCGCGATCAAACATCGGTCGTAATTGCAAACGATGGTGCACTATTTCCGGGCGATGTCATCGCGGCAAAGGGTGCCTATGAAATGCATTTAACTCTGAAGAACCAGTCTGGCGGAGGTGTCGATCCCCACGCTGGTCACAACCACTAGTGTCAACGTTCAGGTTACTCATGCCTGAACCAGTTAGTGCTTGAAATGGTTACCAACGCTCAGTTTGCTTCGGAGTTTAGATCGTGCTCAATGCAATTATTCGTTTCTCACTTCAGAATCGTGTGCTGGTTATTGCGATTGCAGTGTTTCTGCTTGTTTATGGTGGCTGGCAGACTTATAGCTTGCCGATCGATGTTTTCCCAAATTTGAATCGCCCTCGTGTCGTAATCATGACCGAGGCTCATGGAATGGCGCCGGAAGAAGTTGAAACGCTCATCACATTCCCGCTTGAAACCGTACTCAATGGGGCCACTGGCGTTCAGGACGTACGAACTCAGTCGGGTGTCGGGCTTTCCGTAATCTATGTCGAATTCGACTGGGGAACCGACATCTACAATGATCGGCAAATTGTTGCCGAGCGTCTGGCTCTCGCTACCGACCGATTGCCTCCTGGGACCAAACCTCAGCTTATGCCGATCTCCTCAATCATGGGGCAGATCATGATTATGGGCATGGTAAGCAAGGATGGCCAAACACCTCCCATGGAACTTCGAACGATGGCGGACTGGGTTGTCCGCCAACGGCTGCTAACCATCCCAGGTGTATCTCAAGTCATTGTAATGGGAGGTGACAGAAAGCAGTTCCAAGTCCTTGTCGATCCTAATGGCTTGTTACGCTACGGCGTGACTTTGCATGAAGTCAAACAAGCGCTGAGCGAAAGCAATCAAAATACGGCTGGGGGATACCTTGACGAACAAGGCCCCAGTGAACTACTCGTTCGATCATTGGGCCGTGTCACGACTCTCGAAGAAATTAAAGGCATTGTTGTCGCTCATCGTGACGGGCAGACGATTCGACTGGCTCAAGTTGCTCGCGTTGTTGAGGGCCCCCAAGTAAAACGCGGGGACAGTGCTGCCTATGCACGAGATCAGGAAGGTGAATTCTTCGGCGGCCCCTCTGTCGTCTTGACGATTCTCAAACAGCCGAATGCTGATACCCGACTGGTTACCGAAAAGGTGATCGAAGCATTGGACGAACTAAAACCGTCGCTTCCAACAGATGTAACCATGTTGCCCGAACTCTATCAGCAAAAGGCATTTATTGACCTTGCGATTGAGAACGTCGTCGAGGCATTGCGCGATGGTGGGATACTAGTGGTTATTATTCTGTTCCTATTCCTTATGAATCTTCGGACGACTTTTATCACGCTTACTGCCATTCCGCTTTCGATCGTGATGACTGCACTGGTCTTCGCGACATTTGGATTGTCCATCAATACGATGACGCTTGGCGGCCTCGCCGTAGCGATTGGTGAATTGGTGGATGATGCCATTGTGGACGTCGAGAATATCTTCCGACGTCTCGGCGAGAACCGCCATGCGGATAATCCAAAGAATCCCTTGCTTGTGGTGTTTCAAGCGAGTTGTGAGATCCGAAATTCTATCGTCTACGGGACGATGATTGTGGTCATTGTTTTCGTGCCGCTCTTCGCTCTCTCCGGAATGGAGGGGCGTTTGTTTGCTCCCCTTGGCGTAGCGTACATCGTATCACTGGTATCGTCTCTCGTAGTGTCGCTTACCGTAACTCCTGTCCTAAGCTATTGGCTGCTTGGATCGGCCAAGATTGGACATGGTGAGAATGATGGATTCGTACTTCGTGTTCTAAAAGCGATAGCGGATAAAGTAATGGCCCTAAGTCTAAAACTAGCTTGGCCAATTCTTGCCCTCGCATTTACGGGAGTTTTGATTGCTGGCTGGGGCATGTTTCGCTTGGAGAGTGACTTTTTGCCTCCATTCAACGAAGGTGCCGTCCAAATCAATGTCGTCCTTCCGCCGGGTACATCGCTTGCCAAGTCGAATCAAGTCGCAGCTCGCGTTGAACGCCGCTTGCAGGAAATCAACGATATCGATGCTTTTGTCCGAAAGACAGGCCGTGCAGAGTTAGATGAACACGCCGAAGGAGTAAATGTTACTGAATTCGTCGCAACCATCGATCCTCACACGGAACGTTCGCGAGAGGAGGTCATTGACGAAATCAGCGAGGCGATGGCAGATATTCCGGGTATCGTCACAGCGGTTGAACAGCCGTTAGCACATCTTATATCGCACATGCTTTCCGGAGTGAAGGCGCAAGTCGCGATCAAGCTATACGGTGACGATTTGGATGTGCTTCGAAGAGAAGCCAAGAAAATGGAAGCTACTATCTCTGGCATCGAAGGAGTTCGCGACTTACAGGTAGAGCAACAAGTTAACATCCCGCAGCTTCGCATCGAAGCTAATCAATACCGTCTGGAACAGTATGGGCTACGTCGACAGGAAATAAACGAGTTTGTAGAAACAGCAATGCAAGGGGAAGTCGTTTCGGAAGTGCTCGACGGCCAAAGGACATTTGATCTCTTGGTACGTCTCGACGAAGAGTATCGTGAGGATCTTGGTGCACTTCGACGACTCGTGCTCGAATTGCCAGGCGGGGGGACAACCAAACTCGAAGATGTCGCCAATATCTATGAGTCAAGCGGTCCGAATACGATCAATCGCGAACAGGTTCGCCGGCGAATTATCGTGCAATGCAACGTAAGTGGGCGTGGCTTGGTCGATGTTGTCGAAGATATTCGTGATCGTCTAAAGCCCCTCGAGGCGAATCTCCCGACGGGTTATTTCACAGAGTACAGCGGTCAATTTGAGAGCCAGCAATCTGCTTCTCGGATGATTGCGATTCTCTTTATGATCTCCATGGCAGGGATGTTCTTCGTGCTTTACAAAATGTTTGGTTCGGCCAACCTCTCACTTCAAGTGATGATTGCGTTACCGATGGCATTTATCGGATCTGTGGCCGCTCTTTACATCACTGAGCAGACACTTACCGTTGCTAGCATGGTTGGGTTTATCTCCTTGTGTGGCATCGCCTCAAGGAATGGGATTCTGCTGATCAACCACTATCTGCACCTCGTAAAGTATGAGGGAGAGTCCTGGTCGAAACAGATGATTATTCGGGCAGGTAAGGATCGTTTGGCTCCTGTGTTAATGACTGCACTTACGTCAGGCATCGGCCTGGTTCCATTGGCAATGGCGGCAGGCGAGCCAGGGAAAGAGATTCTTTACCCGGTAGCGACGGTCATTATCGGCGGACTTATTACAAGTACGCTGCTGGAATTCTTGGTCCGGCCAGCCCTGTTCTGGACGATGGGAACAGGCGCTGCAAAACGAGTTGTTGAAGGTCAAGATTCTAGCGTCGAACTGGTCGAAGAGGCGGAAGAGCATCAAGCAACATTCGCACACGCCGACTAGCTAGGAAGAACTAATTCGCCTCGGATCGTTTCGAGTCAGCGATCGATTGGGGTTTCCGAATGGCTCATTCACATTTGTGTTTCTCAAAGGATTACTGAAAATGCGACAATTGAAAACATTGGCGAGTATCATGCTCGCGATAGTGCTTGGAGTCGGTTTGATTGGCTGCAACGGGTCTCCCAAAGCATCCGGAGGAGCGGACGAGCACGAACATTCCGAAGGAGATGGCCATGACCGTGGTGATGAACATGCTCATCCCACAGAAGGTCCCCACCATGGTACACTGATCGAACTCGGAAATGAAGAATATCATGCGGAGTTGGTTCACAATGACGAGGCGGGCACCGTCACGATCTACCTGTTAGACGGACATGCTGAAGCACCAGTTAATACTTCTTCACCTGAGATCACGATAAACGTGACCATGGATGGCCAAGGAAATCAATTTAAGCTGCCTGCGGTGGATGCTACCGCAGGAAAGTCTTCCGAGTTTGCATCAAGTGATCCTGCGTTGGCAAAAGCTTTAGATGCCGAAGGGGCAAAAGCTCAACTCGTAGTTACGATTGGCGAGAAGCAATATCGGGGAAGTGTTGCACATGATCACGAACATGACCATGATCATTAATCTTTACTGACGCTGATTCCATTTCGTTGAAGTCAACAAATAGGTAACTATGACCGAACGCATTGGCAATTCAGAGCACCGTCACGGCCAAGCCCATGGGCTGACCCAGGGTGAAGAACTTCGTGGAGTGAGCGATGGACGTCTTCTTTGGGCAGTTGTGATTAATCAACTGCTCACTGTGGCACAAGT is a window of Bremerella sp. TYQ1 DNA encoding:
- a CDS encoding efflux RND transporter periplasmic adaptor subunit → MVVERPGRTLLNISAPLTGVISKIYPVEGASVEPGSPLFEIRLTHEELVTAQSDLIRTAESLIVVNRELARLSGLAEGVVAGKRILEQEYEKQKLEASLRAERQSLLLHGLNEKQVGNILETKTLLENLVIRAPEHGEKSESCIESHSYHVQQLPTRVGQQVQAGELLGVIADHCELYIEGRAFEDDAVRLRDAANNQWDIGASLLVAGKEADRINGLKVLYLSDHIDPQSRAFRFFLALPNEIVSARTVNGQHFVEWRFKPGQRMELHVPVQKWEGEIVVPVEAVVEEGAEKYVYQQNGDHFDQVPVHVKFRDQTSVVIANDGALFPGDVIAAKGAYEMHLTLKNQSGGGVDPHAGHNH
- a CDS encoding efflux RND transporter permease subunit; its protein translation is MLNAIIRFSLQNRVLVIAIAVFLLVYGGWQTYSLPIDVFPNLNRPRVVIMTEAHGMAPEEVETLITFPLETVLNGATGVQDVRTQSGVGLSVIYVEFDWGTDIYNDRQIVAERLALATDRLPPGTKPQLMPISSIMGQIMIMGMVSKDGQTPPMELRTMADWVVRQRLLTIPGVSQVIVMGGDRKQFQVLVDPNGLLRYGVTLHEVKQALSESNQNTAGGYLDEQGPSELLVRSLGRVTTLEEIKGIVVAHRDGQTIRLAQVARVVEGPQVKRGDSAAYARDQEGEFFGGPSVVLTILKQPNADTRLVTEKVIEALDELKPSLPTDVTMLPELYQQKAFIDLAIENVVEALRDGGILVVIILFLFLMNLRTTFITLTAIPLSIVMTALVFATFGLSINTMTLGGLAVAIGELVDDAIVDVENIFRRLGENRHADNPKNPLLVVFQASCEIRNSIVYGTMIVVIVFVPLFALSGMEGRLFAPLGVAYIVSLVSSLVVSLTVTPVLSYWLLGSAKIGHGENDGFVLRVLKAIADKVMALSLKLAWPILALAFTGVLIAGWGMFRLESDFLPPFNEGAVQINVVLPPGTSLAKSNQVAARVERRLQEINDIDAFVRKTGRAELDEHAEGVNVTEFVATIDPHTERSREEVIDEISEAMADIPGIVTAVEQPLAHLISHMLSGVKAQVAIKLYGDDLDVLRREAKKMEATISGIEGVRDLQVEQQVNIPQLRIEANQYRLEQYGLRRQEINEFVETAMQGEVVSEVLDGQRTFDLLVRLDEEYREDLGALRRLVLELPGGGTTKLEDVANIYESSGPNTINREQVRRRIIVQCNVSGRGLVDVVEDIRDRLKPLEANLPTGYFTEYSGQFESQQSASRMIAILFMISMAGMFFVLYKMFGSANLSLQVMIALPMAFIGSVAALYITEQTLTVASMVGFISLCGIASRNGILLINHYLHLVKYEGESWSKQMIIRAGKDRLAPVLMTALTSGIGLVPLAMAAGEPGKEILYPVATVIIGGLITSTLLEFLVRPALFWTMGTGAAKRVVEGQDSSVELVEEAEEHQATFAHAD